From a region of the Vibrio ostreae genome:
- a CDS encoding chaperone NapD — MSLNEVHISSLVVHTHPQHLASVKTAIEQFDNAEIYGDSPEGKIVVVLETENQGFVTDTIDAINNLPNVLSAVLVYHQIETDLDALDQSSFTTESEQPQSQFEGDV, encoded by the coding sequence ATGTCGCTGAATGAAGTGCATATTTCAAGTTTGGTGGTACATACCCACCCGCAACATCTCGCGAGCGTCAAGACTGCGATCGAGCAGTTCGATAACGCCGAAATCTACGGGGACAGCCCGGAAGGTAAAATTGTGGTGGTTCTCGAGACCGAAAATCAGGGTTTCGTGACCGATACCATTGATGCCATCAATAATTTACCGAATGTGCTCAGCGCAGTACTGGTCTACCACCAGATCGAAACGGATCTGGACGCACTGGATCAGAGTTCATTCACGACCGAATCAGAACAACCACAATCCCAATTTGAGGGTGACGTATGA
- the napA gene encoding periplasmic nitrate reductase subunit alpha — translation MKMTRRAFVKANAAASAAAVAGITLPATATNLIASSDQTKITWDKAPCRFCGTGCSVLVGTQNGRIVATQGDPEAPVNKGLNCIKGYFLSKIMYGKDRLTQPLLRMKDGEYSKDGDFMPVSWDQAFDVMAEKWKASLKAKGPTSVGMFGSGQWTVMEGYAAAKMMKAGFRSNNIDPNARHCMASAVGGFMRTFGIDEPMGCYDDFENADVFVLWGSNMAEMHPVLWTRITDRRLSHPHVKVNVLSTYYHRSFELADHGYIFHPQSDLAIANFIANYIIQNDAVNWDFVNKHTHFKQATTDIGYGLRDNHPLQQKAKNANSGAMSDISFEQYKQSVAEYSAEKASEMSGVSVEKLIMLAKQYADPDTKVMSLWTMGMNQHTRGVWMQSLVYNLHLLTGKISTPGNSPFSLTGQPSACGTAREVGTFSHRLPADMVVANPQHRAIAEKIWKLPEGTIPPKPGFHAVLQDRMLNDGVLNCYWVQCNNNMQAGPNINSERLPGYRNPDNFIVVSDPYPTVTAQAADLILPTAMWVEKEGAYGNAERRTQAWYQQVSTVGEAKSDLWQVMEFSKRFKMEEIWPQELLAQAPEYRGKTMYDMLFRNGQVDKFAIEEARELNDDAHHFGFYVQKGLFEEYATFGRGHGHDLAPYDVYHQVRGLRWPVVDGKETLWRFKEGSDPYAKPGSGWDFYGKPDGKALIISAPYEAPPEVPDAEFDLWLCTGRVLEHWHTGTMTRRVPELYKAFPDAVCFMHHEDAKARGLRRGDEVVISNKRGEVRARVETRGRNKPPQGLVFVPFFDARILINKLILDATDPLSKQTDFKKCPVKITKVASTQ, via the coding sequence ATGAAAATGACAAGACGCGCGTTTGTAAAAGCAAACGCAGCTGCTTCTGCTGCTGCAGTGGCAGGTATTACACTGCCAGCGACTGCCACCAATCTGATCGCCAGTTCAGACCAAACTAAGATCACCTGGGACAAAGCGCCTTGTCGTTTTTGCGGAACCGGTTGCTCGGTCCTGGTCGGGACTCAGAATGGCCGTATCGTGGCGACTCAGGGAGATCCGGAAGCACCGGTTAATAAAGGGCTTAACTGTATCAAAGGCTACTTCCTGTCGAAAATCATGTATGGCAAAGATCGCCTGACACAACCGTTACTGCGCATGAAAGACGGCGAATACAGTAAAGACGGTGACTTTATGCCAGTGTCCTGGGATCAGGCATTTGACGTTATGGCTGAAAAATGGAAAGCCTCGCTGAAAGCGAAAGGACCAACCAGCGTAGGCATGTTTGGCTCCGGCCAATGGACCGTTATGGAAGGCTACGCTGCGGCCAAAATGATGAAAGCCGGTTTCCGCTCAAATAACATCGACCCCAACGCCCGCCACTGTATGGCTTCGGCTGTAGGCGGCTTTATGCGTACTTTCGGCATCGATGAACCAATGGGCTGCTACGATGACTTTGAAAATGCAGACGTGTTTGTGCTGTGGGGTTCTAACATGGCTGAGATGCACCCGGTTCTCTGGACCCGCATTACTGATCGTCGCCTCAGTCATCCGCATGTGAAAGTGAACGTACTATCGACTTATTACCATCGTTCGTTTGAACTGGCCGATCACGGCTATATATTCCATCCGCAGTCTGATCTCGCCATTGCCAACTTCATTGCCAACTACATCATTCAAAATGATGCGGTGAACTGGGATTTCGTCAACAAACACACTCACTTCAAACAAGCCACCACGGACATCGGCTATGGCTTGCGTGATAATCACCCGCTGCAACAAAAGGCGAAGAACGCTAACTCAGGCGCGATGAGTGATATCAGTTTCGAACAATACAAACAGTCCGTGGCCGAATACAGCGCTGAGAAAGCCTCTGAGATGTCTGGCGTCAGCGTCGAAAAACTGATCATGCTGGCGAAACAATATGCTGACCCTGACACCAAAGTGATGTCTCTCTGGACCATGGGCATGAACCAGCATACCCGGGGGGTTTGGATGCAAAGTCTGGTCTACAACCTGCACTTACTGACCGGTAAAATTTCAACTCCGGGTAACAGCCCGTTTTCACTGACCGGACAACCTTCAGCCTGTGGTACCGCTCGTGAAGTAGGCACGTTTTCCCATCGCCTGCCGGCGGACATGGTGGTTGCCAATCCGCAACACCGTGCCATCGCGGAAAAAATCTGGAAGCTACCGGAAGGAACCATACCGCCAAAACCTGGTTTTCATGCCGTTTTGCAGGATCGCATGCTCAATGACGGGGTACTTAACTGTTACTGGGTACAGTGCAATAACAACATGCAAGCAGGCCCGAATATCAATAGTGAACGCCTGCCTGGCTACCGTAATCCGGATAACTTTATAGTGGTTTCAGACCCTTATCCGACAGTAACTGCTCAGGCCGCGGATCTGATTTTGCCAACAGCGATGTGGGTAGAAAAAGAAGGGGCATACGGCAACGCAGAACGCCGTACTCAGGCTTGGTACCAACAGGTCTCTACCGTCGGTGAAGCCAAATCAGATCTGTGGCAGGTAATGGAATTTTCCAAACGCTTCAAGATGGAAGAGATCTGGCCGCAAGAGTTGCTGGCTCAAGCCCCAGAATACCGTGGTAAAACCATGTATGACATGTTATTCCGCAATGGTCAGGTCGACAAATTCGCTATCGAAGAAGCCCGCGAACTCAATGACGACGCACACCATTTCGGCTTTTATGTTCAGAAAGGCCTGTTTGAAGAGTATGCCACTTTTGGTCGCGGCCACGGCCATGATTTAGCACCGTACGATGTCTATCATCAGGTACGTGGTCTGCGTTGGCCGGTTGTTGACGGAAAAGAAACATTATGGCGCTTCAAAGAAGGCTCTGACCCTTATGCCAAACCAGGCAGCGGCTGGGATTTCTACGGTAAACCGGATGGTAAAGCGCTGATCATTTCAGCACCGTACGAAGCACCACCTGAAGTACCGGATGCCGAATTTGACTTATGGCTGTGTACAGGCCGAGTGCTGGAGCACTGGCACACCGGTACCATGACCCGCCGGGTACCCGAGCTGTACAAAGCATTTCCGGATGCTGTCTGTTTTATGCACCATGAAGATGCCAAAGCACGTGGTCTGCGCCGTGGTGACGAAGTTGTGATCAGCAATAAACGCGGTGAAGTACGTGCCAGAGTTGAAACTCGTGGCCGCAATAAACCGCCGCAGGGTTTGGTATTTGTCCCTTTCTTCGATGCACGTATTCTGATCAACAAACTGATCCTGGATGCAACGGACCCGCTGTCCAAACAGACAGACTTTAAAAAATGTCCGGTTAAGATCACCAAAGTGGCCTCAACCCAGTAA
- a CDS encoding nitrate reductase cytochrome c-type subunit: MKKLLMVLMTLCTLIAGIAQAELDNPGGVGGLESLRGSTLLEDTRAADNMKKYPREHTLESDYVYQPPLIPHNIRNYEVSLNANKCLACHSWKNAKEMGATKISVTHFVNREDAVLADVSPRRYFCLQCHVPQADAKPLVENKFESVDSLR; encoded by the coding sequence ATGAAGAAACTACTCATGGTACTCATGACACTCTGTACGCTGATTGCAGGTATAGCACAGGCAGAACTGGATAATCCGGGTGGTGTTGGCGGACTGGAGTCATTGCGTGGCAGTACTCTCCTGGAAGATACTCGTGCCGCAGATAATATGAAAAAGTACCCGCGTGAACATACTCTGGAGAGTGATTATGTTTATCAGCCGCCGCTGATCCCACATAACATTCGTAACTATGAAGTCTCGCTGAACGCCAACAAATGCCTGGCGTGCCATAGCTGGAAAAACGCCAAGGAAATGGGCGCAACCAAAATCAGTGTAACTCACTTTGTTAACCGTGAAGATGCTGTCCTGGCAGATGTGTCGCCACGACGTTACTTCTGCCTGCAATGCCATGTACCTCAGGCTGATGCAAAACCTTTGGTAGAAAACAAGTTTGAAAGCGTCGACTCACTCCGCTAA
- a CDS encoding NapC/NirT family cytochrome c — MKLLKAFWQRLKSPSKAAVGVVLFMGFAGGLLFWGAFNTGMEATNSEAFCSGCHAPIVAEIQETIHYSNRSGVRAICSDCHVPHEWTDKIVRKVQASKELFAHFVGTIDTPEKFQARRAHLAEREWARLKKNDSLECRNCHQFEYMDFSEQSERSALQHSTALASGEKTCVDCHKGIAHNLPDMHGVEGWQ, encoded by the coding sequence ATGAAATTACTCAAAGCGTTTTGGCAACGGTTAAAAAGCCCGAGCAAAGCCGCGGTTGGCGTGGTGCTGTTTATGGGCTTTGCCGGTGGTCTTCTGTTCTGGGGGGCATTCAATACCGGTATGGAAGCGACGAACTCAGAAGCTTTCTGCTCCGGATGCCATGCCCCTATCGTGGCTGAAATCCAGGAAACCATACACTATTCTAACCGTTCCGGCGTGCGCGCTATCTGTTCGGACTGTCACGTACCACATGAATGGACGGATAAGATAGTACGTAAAGTCCAGGCATCAAAAGAACTGTTTGCCCACTTTGTCGGCACCATAGATACACCGGAAAAATTCCAGGCCCGGCGGGCTCACCTGGCGGAACGGGAATGGGCGCGGCTGAAAAAGAACGATTCGCTGGAATGCCGTAACTGCCATCAGTTTGAATATATGGATTTTTCCGAGCAAAGCGAGCGCAGTGCTCTGCAGCACTCGACCGCACTGGCTTCAGGAGAAAAAACCTGTGTCGATTGCCACAAAGGCATAGCGCATAACCTGCCGGATATGCATGGCGTTGAAGGTTGGCAGTAA
- a CDS encoding TIGR02808 family protein: protein MSTLESVIWHVLGYSAMPVIILGGFAAVAVVCVWLLSLTKDKDT, encoded by the coding sequence ATGAGTACATTAGAATCTGTTATCTGGCATGTCCTGGGCTATAGCGCCATGCCGGTCATTATTCTGGGTGGCTTTGCGGCCGTCGCAGTGGTATGTGTGTGGTTACTGTCGCTAACCAAAGACAAAGACACGTAA